In Zonotrichia leucophrys gambelii isolate GWCS_2022_RI unplaced genomic scaffold, RI_Zleu_2.0 Scaffold_158_108649, whole genome shotgun sequence, the DNA window TGGGTCACTGATCTATGGGGTGGATCTGTGGGTCACTGATCTATGGGTCCCTGATGATCTATGGGTCCCTGATCTGTGGGTCGATCCATGGGTCCCTGATCTGTGGGTCGATGTGTGGGTCACTGATCTATGGGGTGGATCTATGGGTCCCTGATCTGTGGGTCACTGATCTATGGGTCCCTGATCTATGGGTCGATCTATGGGTCACTGATGATCTATGGGTCCATCTGTGGGTCCCTGATGATCTATGGGTCGATCTGTGGGTCAGGATCTATGGGGCAGGGATGATCTATGGGTCACTGATCTATGGGTCACTGATGATCTATGGGTCACTGATCTATGGGTCACTGATCTGTGGGTCGATCTATGGGTCCCTGATGATCTATGGGTCGATCTGTGGGTCCCTGATCTATGGGGCAGTTTATGGGGTCAGGGCTCTATGGGGCAGGATCTATGGGGCAGGGATGATCTATGGGTCCCTGATCTGTGGGTCACTGATCTATGGGTCCCTGATCTATGGGTCCCTGATGATCTATGGGTCACTGATCTATGGATCAGGATCTATGGGTCCCTGATCTATGGGTCAATCTATGGGTCGCTGATGATCTATGGGTCCCTGATCTATGGGTCCCTGATCTATGGGTCCCTGATCTATGGGTCCCTGATGATCTATGGGTCACTGATCTATGGGTCGATCCATGGGTCCCTGATCTATGGGTCGATCTGTGGGTCAGGCTCGTGGTCCCTGCGCTGCCTCCGTTGCCATGGCGACGCTGACGCCGACCATGATGGCGGCTCCTGCGGTGACGTCACCGCCGTTTCCTGTCCCGACAGCGACGTCTGCGGGGAGGCCCTGGCGGCCGTGACCTGGAGTGAGTGaatggaaaatcaggaaaaatcaataaaaatcaataaaaatcaataaaaaccagtatagaccagtatagaccagtatagaccagtatagaccagtataaaccagtatggaccagtataaaccagtatagaccagtataaaccagaataaacccataaaaatcaataaaaaatcagtatagaccagtataaaccagtatagaccagtatagaccagtatggaccagtataaaccagtataaacccataaaaatcaataaaaatcaataaaaaccagtatagaccagtataaaccagtatagaccagtatggaccagtataaaccagtatagaccagtataaaccagtataaaccagaataaacccataaaaatcaataaaaatcaataaaaaccagtatagaccagtatagaccagtatagaccagtatagaccagtatagaccagtatagaccagtatagaccagtataaacccataaaaatcaataaaaatcaataaaaatcaataaaaaccagtataaaccagtatagaccagtataaaccagtataaaccagtatggaccagtatagaccagaataaaccagaataaaaaatcaataaaaatcaataaaaatcaataaaaaccagtatagaccagtatagaccagtatagaccattataaaccagtataaaccagtataaaccagtataaaccagtatagaccagtatagaccagtatagaccagtataaaccagaataaacccataaaaatcaataaaaatcaataaaaaccagtataaaccagtatagaccagtatagaccagtatagaccagtataaacccataaaaatcaataaaaatcaataaaaaccagtatagaccagtataaaccagtataaaccagtataaaccagtataaaccagtataaaccagtatagaccagtacaaaccagtataaaccagaataaaaaatcaataaaaatcaataaaaaccagtataaaccaatataaaccagtataaaccaatataaaccagtataaaccaatataaaccagtacaaaccagtataaaccagtataaaccagtacaaaccagtataacccagtacaaCCCAGTAACCCCACCCCCCTTtaccccttccccagcccctccccctgcccccacTGACCCCTCCCCTTGACCTCTGACCCCGCAGGTCACGGTCAGCTGACCCTGGGCTGGCGTGGGTGTGGCCGGGGTCAGCCGGGGTCACTGGCCCGGGCGCTGACCCTGCCCGGCCTGGTGGCCTTCGAGCGGCGCCGCAACTGCCGGGGGCAGATGTGTAATGGAGAACTGCCCCTGGGGGCAAAACAactgccccaggaggggcaaAACCCGGAACAGGAACTGCCCCCGACAGGTACGGggcactgggatatactgggatatactgggaggggttaTTGGGGGGAGATGTGTAACGGAGAACTGCCCCTGGGGGCAAAACAactgccccaggaggggcaaAACACGGAACAGGAACTGCCCCCGCCAGGTatggggcactggggggcactgggttatactgggttatactgggaggggctgCCGGGGGGAGGCGTGCAATGGACAACTGCCCCTGGGGGCAAAACAactgccccaggaggggcaaCAGGAACTGCCCCCGCCAGGTACGGGGCACTGGGgtatactgggttatactgggttatactgggttatactgggaggggctgctggggggagGCATGCAATGGAGAACTGCCCCTGGGGGCAAAACAactgccccaggaggggcaaAACGCGGAACCGGGACTGCCCCCAACAGGTAcggggcactggggggcactgggttatactgggttatactgggatggactgggaggggctgctggggggagGCGTGCAATGGAGAACTGCCCCTGGGGGCAAAACAACTGCCCCAGGAGGGCAAAACGCGGAACAGGAACTGCCCCCAACAGGTacggggcactgggggcactgggatatactgggaggggctgATGGGGGGAGGCGTGCAAGGGAGAACTGCCCCTGGGGGGGCAAAACAactgccccaggaggggcaaAACCCGGAACAGGAACTGCCCCCGACAGGTAcggggcactggggggcactggggggcactgggttatactggggtatactgggttatactgggaggggctgCCGGGGGGAGGCGTGCAATGGAGAACTGCCCCTGGGGGGGCAAAACAactgccccaggaggggcaaAACGCGGAACAGGAACTGCCCCCGACAGGTATGGggtactgggttatactgggttatactgggatatactgggatggactgggaggggctgcCGGGGGGAGGCGTGCAATGGAGAACTGCCCCTGGGGGGGCAACAACATCCGGAactgccccaggaggggcaaCAGGAACTGCCCCCAACAGGTAcggggcactggggggcactgggttatactgggatggactgggttatactgggaggggctgctggggggagGCGTGCAATGGAGAACTGCCCCTGGGGGCAAAACAACTGCCCCAGGAGGAGCAAAACCCGGAACAGGAACTGCCCCCAACAGGTACGGGGCACTGGGGGGCattgggttatactgggttatactgggttatactgggaggggttGCTGGGGGGAGGCGTGCAATGGAGAACTGCCCCTGGGGGGGCAAAACAactgccccaggaggggcaaAACCCGGAACAGGAACTGCCCCCAACAGGTatggggcactggggggcactgggttatactgggttatactgggttatactgggaggggctgCCGGGGGGAGATGTGTAACGGAGAACTGCCCCTGGGGGCAAAACAactgccccaggaggggcaaCAGGAACTGCCCCCGACAGGTACGGggcactgggatatactgggatatactgggttatactgggaggggctgctggagggaggcGTGCAATGGAGAACTGCCCCTGGGGGCAAAACCCGGAACAGGAACTGCCCCCGACAGGTACGGGgcactgggataaactgggttatactgggttatactgggaggggctgATGGAGGGAGGTGTGCAATGGAGAACTGCCCCTGGGGGCAAAACAactgccccaggaggggcaaAACCCGGAACAGGAACTGCCCCCAACAGGTACGGGgcactgggttatactgggttatactgggttatactgggaggggctgctggggggagGCGTGCAATGGAGAACTGCCCCTGGGGGCAAAACAactgccccaggaggggcaaAACACGGAACGGGAACTGCCCCCGACAGGTACGGggcactgggatatactgggatatactgggatatactgggaggggctgCCGGGGGGAGGCGTGCAATGGAGAACTGCCCCTGGGGGCAAAACAactgccccaggaggggcaaAACACGGAACCGGAACTGCCCCCAACAGGTatggggcactggggggcactgggttatactgggttatactgggatggactgggatggactgggaggggctgATGGGGGGAGGCGTGCAATGGAGAACTGCCCCTGGGGGCAAAACAactgccccaggaggggcaaAACCCGGAACAGGAACTGCCCCCGCCAGGTACGGGgcactgggataaactggggtatactgggatatactgggatggactgggaggggctgATGGAGAGAGGTGTGCAACGGGGAACTGCCCCTGGGGGCAAAACAactgccccaggaggggcaaAACACGGAACGGGAACTGCCCCAGCCAGGTATGGGgtactgggataaactggggtatactgggatatactgggttatactgggaggggctgATGGAGGGAGGCGTGCAACGGGCAACTGCCCCTGGGAGGGGCAAAACAactgccccaggaggggcaaAACCCGGAACAGGAACTGCCCCCGACAGGTACGGGacactgggatatactggggtatactgggttatactgggttatactgggatggactgggagggactgggaggggctgctggggggagGCGTGCAATGGAGAACTGCCCCTGGGGGGGCAAAAACATCCGGAactgccccaggaggggcaaCAGGAACTGCCCCTGCCAGGTACGGGgcactgggataaactggggtatactgggttatactgggatatactgggaggggctgATGGGGGGAGGCGTGCAATGGAGAACTGCCCCTGGGGGGGGCAAAACAactgccccaggaggggcaaAACCCGGAACAGGAACTGCCCCCGACAGGTACGGggcactgggatatactgggttatactgggatggactgggaggggctgATGGGGGGAGGCGTGCAATGGAGAACTGCCCCTGGGGGCAAAACAactgccccaggaggggcaaAACCCGGAACAGGAACTGCCCCCAACAGGTATGGGgcactgggttatactgggataaactgggaggggctgggaggggctgccGGGGGAGGCGTGCAACGGGGAACTGCCCCTGGGGGCAAAACAactgccccaggaggggcaaAACACGGAACAGGAACTGCCCCCAACAGGTACGGGacactgggatatactggggtatactgggatggactgggaggggctgATGGGGGGAGGCGTGCAATGGAGAACTGCCCCTGGGGGCAAAACAactgccccaggaggggcaaAACCCGGAACCGGAACTGCCCCCGACAGGTACGGggcactgggatatactgggataaactgggataaactgggaaagggttaaagggggcatttggggtcactgggattTACTGGGGGGGCCGCTCCCAgtgcagggaatttggggaggggtctgtggGGGTGAGGCCCCGCCCCCCTGACACATTGACCCCTCCCCCCCAGCCAACAGCTCCGCCCCCTCCCCCAACGGCCTGCGCTGTTATGGCTGCCCCGAGGCCGGGCCCTGCCCCCCCACCACCATCGTCCATTGCTACGGCGACCTCCGGgcctgtttccatggcaacgtCACCCTGCGCGCAGGTGAGGCTGCGAAACCCCGCCCCCTTCTCTCTAAACCCCGCCCCCTTGGTGCCAAACCTCACCCACTTTGTGTTAAACCATGCCCCCTTCGCGTTAAACCCCGTCCATGGCAACCTCACCCTGTGCGCAGGTGAGGCCGCCAAACCCCGCCCCCTTGGTGCCAAACCCCGCCCACTTCGCGTTAAACCACACCCCCTTCGCATTAAACCACGCCCATGGCAATGTCACCCTGTGCGCAGGTGAGGCCGCGAAACCCCGCCCCCTTTGTGCCAAACCCCGCCCACTTCGCGTTAAACCACGCCCACTTCGCGTTAAACCCTGCCCACTCCGCGTTAAACCACGCCCCCTTTGCATTAAACCACGTCCATGGCAATGTCACCCTGCACGCAGGTGAGGCCGCAAAACCCCACCCCCTTCTCTCTAAACCCCACCCCCTTGGTGCCAAACCCCGTCAACTTTGCGTTAAACCACGCCCCCTTCGTGTTAAACCCCGCCCACTCTGCATTAAACCACGTCCATGGCAACATCACCCTGCGCGCAGGTGAGGCCGCAAACCCCCGCCCCTTCTCTCTAAACCCCGCCCACTTCACGTTAAGCCATGTCCCCTTGGCACCAAACCCCACCCACTTCGCGTTAAACCCCGCCCCCTTCGCGTTAAACCACGTCCATGGCAACGTCACCCTGTGTGCAGGTGAGGCCGCAAACCCCCGCCCCCTTCTCTCTAAACCCCACCCCCTTCTCTCTAAACCCCGCCTACTGCACGTTAAACCCCGCCTACTTCGCGTTAAACCACATCCCCTTCGCATTAAACCATGCCCCCTTCTCTCTAAACCCCGCCCACTCCGTGTTAAACCACGCCCGCTCCGCGTAAACCacgccccctttcccccccaggTAACCTCACCCTGTGGCGGGAGCTGCGGGGCTGCGTCCCCGATGGCGGCTGCGCCCCCGAGCGCCGCGGCGACGCCGACGCCTCATTGGCCGGCTCCTGTTGCCGCGGCGACCTCTGCAACGACAAGATGGCCGACAGGAGCTTGTTCTCGCCCGACCTGCcccggctggagctgctgccgcACGGCCACGCCCCCACGGCCACGCCCGATAACGGCACGGCGgatgggggagggaaaaatggCACCCGCGGCAAGATGGCCGCCGCCGATGGCGGCAATATGGCCGCCGGTGATCATGTGGGCGATGGTGATGGGAAAATGGCGGCGCCTGAGCGTGACGGGGGCGCCAGTGGGAAGAGGGCTGCTGGGGGCAAGATGGCCGCCGGGGGCAAGATGGCTGACGGGGACAAAATGGCTGACGGGGGCAGAATGGTCACCAGGGGCAAGATGGCTGACGGGGACAAAATGGCTGACGGGGGCAAGATGGCTGCCGGGGGTAACATGGGTGATGGAGACAAGATGGCCGCCGGTGGCAGGATGGTCACCAGGGGCAAGGTGGCTGATGGGGACAAGATGGCTGACGGAAACAAGATGGCTGACGGAAACAAGATGGCTGACGGAGATAAAATGGCTGACGGAGAGAAAATGGCTGACGGAGACAAGATGGCTGACGGAGACAAAATGGCTGACGGAAACAAGATGGCCGACAGTGACAAAATGGCTGAGGGAGACAAAATGGCTGACGGAGACAATATGGCCGCCGGTCACGTGTCCCCCAGGCGGCCAATGGGGCGCAAGGACGGGATCAAGGGCCCGGTGGGGCGGGGCCAATCGCTGGGcgggcccgggtggctcctccccttcctgctgctgcccctcctccGCTGAGGGCGGGGCTTGTGCTGCAATAAATGGGTGTGGCTTGAGCAGCGGTGCCGGAGTCgttttttggggagaaaattgggatttttgaggggagTTTGGTGATTGAAAATGgataattttggggttaaatatGTGAtgggttttgaattttttccttgtgtttttgttttgctttttggtatttttaaaattatttttcataatatttttctattagaattatattattaataattattatattattattattgataatcatattaataatattaatatccCCTAAAATCATGATTACCAATATAATTACCtactattaatatatttaataatactAATTTTTATTCACTCTAATCAGTGATTATAATTGAGggtaatattattattattattactactattactaCTAATATTAGCATTCTTTTACCCTCAAGTTATGATTactaatataatttaattttattattataaatattataattaataatattataatcTCATAATAATTACataataagaaataatattattgttacagtaataataataataataataataataataataataataataatagtaatagtaaccCTTAAGCCACATTTACCAATATAATTCCCTactaataatataattttaataatattaaattttattcaCTGTAATTATAAACATCATTAGCAAAACCTCATTAGGGCtcagccggcccctcccccacaacCCCCCCTCGCCCAGAAATGAccaaaaaaggagatttttgtcCCAAAATACCTTTAATAAATACAAAAGGGGGCGGAGCCAgaagctcccagtgctcccagtaaagGGCagggggtcccagtttgggggagattttgaggagaaaaagcaggaaaatggggggaaaaatggcgggaaaacgtgaggggaaaagggtggaaaatgtgagggaaaaatagaaatatgagggggaaaaaagcaggaaaacgtgaggggaaaagggtggaaaatgtgagggaaaaatagaaatatgagggggaaaaaagcaggaaaacgtgaggggaaaagggtggaaaatgtgagggaaaaatagaaatatgagggggaaaaaaggcaggaaaacgtgaggggaaaagggtggaaaatgtgagggaaaaatagaaatatgagggggaaaaaatcaggaaaacgtgaggggaaaagggtggaaaatgtgagggaaaaatagaaatatgagggggaaaaaagcaggaaaacgtgaggggaaaagggtggaaaatttgagggaaaaatagaaatatgagggggaaaaaggcaggaaaacgtgaggggaaaagggtggaaaatttgagggaaaatcagaaatataagggggaaaaaagcaggaaaaagtgcggggaaaagggtggaaaatgcgagggaaaaatagaaatatgagggggaaaaaagcaggaaaatgtgcggggaaaagggaaatatgaggggagaaaaagagcaggaaaacgtgaggggaaaagggtggaaaatgtgagggaaaaatagaaatatgagggggaaaaagggggaaaatgtgaagggaaaaggcaaatatgaggggagaaaaagggcgggaaaacgtgaggggagaaaaagggcgggaaaacgtgaggggaaaagggaaatatgaggggagaaaatggaaatatgaggggaaaagggaaatataaGGGGGAGAAAATGTGGGAaacctgaggggaaaatggagggaaaacctgaggggaaaaggtaaatatgaagggaaaagagcagaaaaacacGATGGGGGAAAAAGTCAGGAAATCGTGCggggaaaagggtggaaaatgtgagggaaaaatagaaatatgagggggaaaaaaggcaggaaaaagtgaggggaaaaggatggaaaatgtgagggaaaaatagaaatatgagggggaaaaaagcaggaaaacgtgaggggaaaagggtggaaaatgtgagggaaaaatagaaatatgagggggaaaaaagcaggaaaacgtgaggggaaaagggtggaaaatgtgagggaaaaatagaaatatgagggggaaaaaagcaggaaaacgtgaggggaaaagggtggaaaatgtgagggaaaaatagaaatatgagggggaagaaggcaggaaaacgtgaggggaagagggaaatgtgagaggggaaaaagggcgggaaaacgtgaggggaaaagttaaatatgagggggaaaatggaaatatgaggggaaaagggaaatataaggggaaaaagtgggaaaacatgatgggaaaagagaaatgtgaggggagaaaaagggcgggaaaacgtgaggggagaaaatgcagggaaacatgaggggaaaaaggcaggaaaacctgaggggaaaagggtggaaaatgtgagggaaaaatagaaatatgatggggaaaaaagcaggaaaacgtgagggaaaagggaaatatgagggggagaaaatgtgggaaacctgaggggaaaatggagggaaaacctgaggggaaaaggtaaatatgaggggaaaagagaagaaaaacatgaggggggaaaagagtggaaaaggggagggaaaaatagaaaaaggagggggaaaaaagcaggaaaacgtgaggggaaaagggtggaaaatgtgagggaaaaatagaaatatgaggggggaaaaaagcaggaaaacgtgaggggaaaagggtggaaaatgtaatggaaaaatagaaatatgagggggaaaaaagcaggaaaacgtgaggggaaaagggaaatgtgaggggagaaaaagggcgggaaaacgtgaggggaagagggaaatgtgagaggggaaaatggaaatatgaggggaaaagggaaatataaggggaaaaagtgggaaaacatgatgggaaaagagaaatgtgaggggagaaaaagagcGGGAAAAACgtgagggggagaaaaagggcgGGAAAccgtgaggggagaaaaaaagggcgggaaaacgtgaggggggagaaaaagagcgggaaaacgtgagggggagaaaaagggcgggaaaaccgtgaggggagaaaaagggcgGGAAACCgtgaggggagagaaaaagggcgggaaaaccgtgaggggggaaagggaaatacggaaagaaaagggaaatacgAAGGGAAAAACGTCAAAAAGCGGCGGCACCGCGGGTGAGGGTGAGCACGGCGTCCATCCAGATCCTCAGCGCCTCCGCGCTGGGCGCCACCAGCCAGAAGAGGCGCTCGTAGGTCTTGAGGCAGAAGGTGAGGCGCGGGTTGGGGCTCTGGGGACGCCGCCATGTTGGGGGTCAGCCATGACGGTCCCACcctttcattttcccctcagaatccccaaaaatcccccaaaaaatttctgattttttccttcacctttccGGCCACGCGGCCTGGGTCGTACCAAACCTCCTCGATGGCTTGGAAGTAGATGACGCCCTTGAGTTTGGTTTGGGCTTggtctggggggatttggaAATGGTGAGgggatccccccaaaaaaacgaCTCCCAGATCTCCCCTATACCCCAATATTTCACCACATACCTCCCCAAAATGCCACCAAATCCACCCTGGACCCCCATATTGGgccctaaaacccccaaatatttccccaaaatgcccccagaccccaaatatTCACCCCATAACCCCCAACCGCCATATTGAGcctaaaacccccccaaatatttccccaaaattcccccagaCCCACCCTGGACCCCCATATTGGgccctaaaacccccaaatattttccctatagcccccagaccccaaatattca includes these proteins:
- the LOC135461055 gene encoding uncharacterized protein LOC135461055 isoform X2, whose amino-acid sequence is MGWGRGLVVLWGLLGTALPALRCPLCDVTGCRPALCPSPRAACRRTTLTSLRDGLEFRREESGCDVTGPPDVVITFRSRGEIVTLREERWGAGPEGGHAPEPAPTAPTNGSGPAPLLCPTCDGFCPAPLPALPCPRPQDRCIDVISRGPNGEPGPPSGLSCWGYDGPAPSAGPAPLRCGWGRGRCFTAWGRGSWSLRCLRCHGDADADHDGGSCGDVTAVSCPDSDVCGEALAAVTWSHGQLTLGWRGCGRGQPGSLARALTLPGLVAFERRRNCRGQMCNGELPLGAKQLPQEGQNPEQELPPTANSSAPSPNGLRCYGCPEAGPCPPTTIVHCYGDLRACFHGNVTLRAGNLTLWRELRGCVPDGGCAPERRGDADASLAGSCCRGDLCNDKMADRSLFSPDLPRLELLPHGHAPTATPDNGTADGGGKNGTRGKMAAADGGNMAAGDHVGDGDGKMAAPERDGGASGKRAAGGKMAAGGKMADGDKMADGGRMVTRGKMADGDKMADGGKMAAGGNMGDGDKMAAGGRMVTRGKVADGDKMADGNKMADGNKMADGDKMADGEKMADGDKMADGDKMADGNKMADSDKMAEGDKMADGDNMAAGHVSPRRPMGRKDGIKGPVGRGQSLGGPGWLLPFLLLPLLR
- the LOC135461055 gene encoding uncharacterized protein LOC135461055 isoform X1, whose protein sequence is MGWGRGLVVLWGLLGTALPALRCPLCDVTGCRPALCPSPRAACRRTTLTSLRDGLEFRREESGCDVTGPPDVVITFRSRGEIVTLREERWGAGPEGGHAPEPAPTAPTNGSGPAPLLCPTCDGFCPAPLPALPCPRPQDRCIDVISRGPNGEGEGHRLRGCGQAGPCRGLLAFDSGRGRRGALTCCETGECEPEPGPPSGLSCWGYDGPAPSAGPAPLRCGWGRGRCFTAWGRGSWSLRCLRCHGDADADHDGGSCGDVTAVSCPDSDVCGEALAAVTWSHGQLTLGWRGCGRGQPGSLARALTLPGLVAFERRRNCRGQMCNGELPLGAKQLPQEGQNPEQELPPTANSSAPSPNGLRCYGCPEAGPCPPTTIVHCYGDLRACFHGNVTLRAGNLTLWRELRGCVPDGGCAPERRGDADASLAGSCCRGDLCNDKMADRSLFSPDLPRLELLPHGHAPTATPDNGTADGGGKNGTRGKMAAADGGNMAAGDHVGDGDGKMAAPERDGGASGKRAAGGKMAAGGKMADGDKMADGGRMVTRGKMADGDKMADGGKMAAGGNMGDGDKMAAGGRMVTRGKVADGDKMADGNKMADGNKMADGDKMADGEKMADGDKMADGDKMADGNKMADSDKMAEGDKMADGDNMAAGHVSPRRPMGRKDGIKGPVGRGQSLGGPGWLLPFLLLPLLR
- the LOC135461055 gene encoding ly6/PLAUR domain-containing protein 3-like isoform X5; the protein is MEAAPPPCSAPPVTVFAPPPSRPCPAPAPRIAALTSSAGDPTESRGRPQGSAVGATTAPPPPQAPPPCAAGGGGAAASPPGAEVPRGPRGCSEAAPAPSGSWSLRCLRCHGDADADHDGGSCGDVTAVSCPDSDVCGEALAAVTWSHGQLTLGWRGCGRGQPGSLARALTLPGLVAFERRRNCRGQMCNGELPLGAKQLPQEGQNPEQELPPTANSSAPSPNGLRCYGCPEAGPCPPTTIVHCYGDLRACFHGNVTLRAGNLTLWRELRGCVPDGGCAPERRGDADASLAGSCCRGDLCNDKMADRSLFSPDLPRLELLPHGHAPTATPDNGTADGGGKNGTRGKMAAADGGNMAAGDHVGDGDGKMAAPERDGGASGKRAAGGKMAAGGKMADGDKMADGGRMVTRGKMADGDKMADGGKMAAGGNMGDGDKMAAGGRMVTRGKVADGDKMADGNKMADGNKMADGDKMADGEKMADGDKMADGDKMADGNKMADSDKMAEGDKMADGDNMAAGHVSPRRPMGRKDGIKGPVGRGQSLGGPGWLLPFLLLPLLR
- the LOC135461055 gene encoding ly6/PLAUR domain-containing protein 3-like isoform X6 is translated as MGFSMGFFLCYGAELWGFLWGFLHSPHPPWGAGASLWGGEPRGDPAPPHPAPPRPRCHKWGRFCPTGRGRAGMWGRAMGGARPLLLLLLLLLLLLPGSWSLRCLRCHGDADADHDGGSCGDVTAVSCPDSDVCGEALAAVTWSHGQLTLGWRGCGRGQPGSLARALTLPGLVAFERRRNCRGQMCNGELPLGAKQLPQEGQNPEQELPPTANSSAPSPNGLRCYGCPEAGPCPPTTIVHCYGDLRACFHGNVTLRAGNLTLWRELRGCVPDGGCAPERRGDADASLAGSCCRGDLCNDKMADRSLFSPDLPRLELLPHGHAPTATPDNGTADGGGKNGTRGKMAAADGGNMAAGDHVGDGDGKMAAPERDGGASGKRAAGGKMAAGGKMADGDKMADGGRMVTRGKMADGDKMADGGKMAAGGNMGDGDKMAAGGRMVTRGKVADGDKMADGNKMADGNKMADGDKMADGEKMADGDKMADGDKMADGNKMADSDKMAEGDKMADGDNMAAGHVSPRRPMGRKDGIKGPVGRGQSLGGPGWLLPFLLLPLLR
- the LOC135461055 gene encoding uncharacterized protein LOC135461055 isoform X3 — encoded protein: MGWGRGLVVLWGLLGTALPALRCPLCDVTGCRPALCPSPRAACRRTTLTSLRDGLEFRREESGCDVTGPPDVVITFRSRGEIVTLREERWGAGPEGGHAPEPAPTAPTNGSGPAPLLCPTCDGFCPAPLPALPCPRPQDRCIDVISRGPNGGSWSLRCLRCHGDADADHDGGSCGDVTAVSCPDSDVCGEALAAVTWSHGQLTLGWRGCGRGQPGSLARALTLPGLVAFERRRNCRGQMCNGELPLGAKQLPQEGQNPEQELPPTANSSAPSPNGLRCYGCPEAGPCPPTTIVHCYGDLRACFHGNVTLRAGNLTLWRELRGCVPDGGCAPERRGDADASLAGSCCRGDLCNDKMADRSLFSPDLPRLELLPHGHAPTATPDNGTADGGGKNGTRGKMAAADGGNMAAGDHVGDGDGKMAAPERDGGASGKRAAGGKMAAGGKMADGDKMADGGRMVTRGKMADGDKMADGGKMAAGGNMGDGDKMAAGGRMVTRGKVADGDKMADGNKMADGNKMADGDKMADGEKMADGDKMADGDKMADGNKMADSDKMAEGDKMADGDNMAAGHVSPRRPMGRKDGIKGPVGRGQSLGGPGWLLPFLLLPLLR
- the LOC135461055 gene encoding collagen alpha-1(I) chain-like isoform X4; translation: MEAAPPPCSAPPVTVFAPPPSRPCPAPAPRIAALTSSAGDPTERGRGIGCGGVARPGPAGASSRSIPGAAAGGRSRAARRASANRSRGRPQGSAVGATTAPPPPQAPPPCAAGGGGAAASPPGAEVPRGPRGCSEAAPAPSGSWSLRCLRCHGDADADHDGGSCGDVTAVSCPDSDVCGEALAAVTWSHGQLTLGWRGCGRGQPGSLARALTLPGLVAFERRRNCRGQMCNGELPLGAKQLPQEGQNPEQELPPTANSSAPSPNGLRCYGCPEAGPCPPTTIVHCYGDLRACFHGNVTLRAGNLTLWRELRGCVPDGGCAPERRGDADASLAGSCCRGDLCNDKMADRSLFSPDLPRLELLPHGHAPTATPDNGTADGGGKNGTRGKMAAADGGNMAAGDHVGDGDGKMAAPERDGGASGKRAAGGKMAAGGKMADGDKMADGGRMVTRGKMADGDKMADGGKMAAGGNMGDGDKMAAGGRMVTRGKVADGDKMADGNKMADGNKMADGDKMADGEKMADGDKMADGDKMADGNKMADSDKMAEGDKMADGDNMAAGHVSPRRPMGRKDGIKGPVGRGQSLGGPGWLLPFLLLPLLR